Part of the candidate division Zixibacteria bacterium HGW-Zixibacteria-1 genome, AATCTACGCCGCTTTTCCATCAGGACACCTCCTGGATTAAATGTAATCCAACCTACTCAAAGTGTCCACTAAATTGGGGCAAGATCAATTTCAACCTACTCATCCACCAAAGTGAAGTAGTGGTAGGTCACGCAGCCTTATCTCAATATGCCGAATTGCAGGCAGACCAGGGCGCCGGCGAAGGATTTACGTGAGTTCAGATTCGCGAAACCATAAAGTCCAAAACCTATGGTGGCACCCGGGGTCCAGAAAAGCTGGCTCTCTAATGGAATACCCGCATGAAGCGAAGTGCTCTCTCCATATTTGGAACCGCCGACAAGCCCGATACCGGCCGATATGGATGCAAAACCAAGAGGCGCTTTGGCGATTCGGCCGTACAGAACGCCCACATCCCACACTTTTTCCGGCGGGCCGGTGTACCCCCACAGGTCCAGCTTAAATTCCGAATTTTCGATTCCCCTGAACGAAAAGAGATTGCCTTTGGTCAGATAAGACACGATTATCCCGCCCGATATACCGCCCGAGTCATCGCCAAGCCCGCCATCGACCGAGCAAAAACCGCCTCCGGCATTAACCCAGAACAGGTCCATATCATTCGGAGTGGAAGTAATCTTTGCCCATGGCCCTGGACAAACCAGTGATAACAGCAATGCGACAAGACAGGCGATTCTGACATATTTAACTCTTGTGGTCTTCATACATCAGCTCCTTCAGTGCAATTGGTATGAGATCAACACGGTGCGGTAATAGGGATAAATGTATCCGCTGCCGGTTTCATGGAACTCCTCGGCCTTGATAAAACCGACACTCGGCGACATGTAATGGAACTGGTACGGTCTTTCGCTGTCGTCGCCACCGGTCCATTTGTAGTTAATGCAGACAAAGGTCCCGGCGGGAACAGTGACGGTATCATGAATCGACTCAATTGTCGCCGTATTTTCTCCAAATACAAGCGTGTCGGAGATGGTGACCGGATATCTGAATACAAGGGTTCCCGAAGGACCGCCCTGCCAGAGTCCATCACCGCGATTTCCAATCAACCCGATTTCCTGATAACGGACACCATTAGTGGTAATAATGTACCATCGCTCGTTCCCAATCAGGGTATCCTTATCCACCAGAATAACGGTGGTATCAACGCGGATAGGATTACCGGCAGAATCAAGTTCCCTGTCTTCATAAATCCATTCATTTCCAACTGTGAGCGGCCAGATTTGACCGGTCGGAGTCGGGTTCATGACCTTATCGTCCTCACCACAGCCGATGAAGAGCATGACCAACGGCAATAAGCAAAACAGCCATTTCATTTGAGACCTCCTTATTTAGTTTTGGTTTTTCTCTAATGTTGGCCTAAGCATGGCTTGTGCCGATTGTGGTGGAGCGATCAGGCTCATGTATGATTATGCCGTGCATGAAGATAGAAATTGATGATGTTTGTTGATTATTTTATGGAATGGATAGCCGGGCTCGTCGTGGATATTGGTTAATCACCGCCATAGCAATCGGGACGTCATCCCGGAAGGGATAAAATATTTTCCTGCAACTTTTGCCGGGAATTACGTTATATTATCGGTGATGAAAGAAACCAAAGAAATTATCGTCGAAAAAGCCTGCCTGGTCGGGCTGGCGTGGGGGGCTGTCCGTAAGGAAGCGGTCGAGGCCTCGCTCATCGAGCTGGCCGAACTGACTATCTCGGCGGGGGGCACAGTGCTCGACCGGGTGGTCCAGGCGCGTAATCCCGATTCGAAATTCTATATCGGCAAAGGAATGGTGGAGCGGCTTAAGGAGCAATTCGCCGGCAACGGGGTCAACCTGGTCATATTCGATGATCCCCTCTCCCCGGCCCAGCAGCGCAATCTTGAGGAAGCGCTCGAGGTCAAGGTGATCGACCGCTCGATTCTGATTCTTGATATTTTCGCGCTTCACGCCCGAACCGCTCCGGCCAAACTCCAGGTCGAACTGGCCCAGCTCGAATATATCATGCCCCGGTTGACCCGCGCTTGGTCGCATTTTTCCCGCCAGTACGGCGGTGTCGGAATCGGCTCCAAGGGGCCGGGCGAAACCCAGCTTGAAATCGACCGGCGGCGGGTGCGCGAGCGTATTGCGCGCCTCAAAATGGATCTCGAAAAACTGGGTCGCCAGCGCGCCACTCAGCGGAAGGGCCGCCAGGACCTGTTCAAAGTGTCGCTGGTCGGCTACACCAATGCCGGCAAATCGACCCTGTTCAACCGGCTGACCCGGTCCGAAGTCACCACTGCCAACGCCCTTTTTACGACCCTCGATTCGACCACGCGGATGATGTCATCCGGTTTCCCGGGAAAAATTCTCTTCACTGACACAGTCGGCTTTATCAACAAACTGCCGCACCAGCTTTTTGCCTCGTTCAAATCGACCCTCGAAGAGGTCGGTTTTGCCGATCTCCTGCTTCACATTGTCGATTATTCCGATCCGGGCCACGAGGAAAAAATCACCCAGACAAACCGGGTTTTGGCCGATATCGGCGCCGAAAAGATCGAAACCCTGTTAATATACAACAAGATAGATAGACTTAGCGAAATTCTGCCGGGAGAGCGGCAGAATCGAACCGCCTTTTACCTTTCAGCCCTTGAGGATATCGGCCTGGACAGCCTTAAGGAATGCCTCGCGGATCATCTGCAAATCTTTTCACAAAAACATCTTAAGTTTTAAGCCTTTCATGCCGAAAAATTAAATAAATACCTTAAAAAGGGTTGTATGGCTAAAAAAATATTGATAGTAGATGACAATCCGAATATGTCCAGCCTTCTGGTGGAAATGCTGGAGGTTTTCCAGTATGACGCCCTGAGAGCCACCGATGGTCACGACGCCCTGCAACGGGTCGATAAGGAAGATATCGCGATGGTCATCACCGACATGCGCATGCCGAAAATGTCCGGATTGGAGCTGCTTAAGGCCCTGAAGGAAAAGCGGCCCCAGATGCCGGTCGTGATAATTTCCGGATATTCGGTCGATGATGTCGATTCGGATATCGTTTCGGCCAAGGCGGACGGTTTCCTGAATAAGCCGTTCATGATGTCGGACATAGAAAAACTGCTTTCCGATCTGCTGTAATTACCTTCGGGATTTTTTTGGGTTCTCTTTCCCGCGCCACGACACCAATAAAAAGTCCTTGATACTAATATTCTATTTCATTTATTTTCCGGTCATGGAACAGGATAATTCAGAGGCTCATGAAATGCCGCTTGACGGCACCCTGGATTTACACACTTTTGACCCTAAAGATGTAAAAGAACTCATCCCCGACTTTATCGAAGCCTGCCTCGAAAAAGAGATTTACCATGTGCGTATAATTCACGGCAAAGGCAAGGGCGTTTTGCGTCAAATTGTTCATTCGGTTCTGGAGAACCATCCGGCGGTGGCATCATTTCGCCATGAATCGGGCAGCGGCGGCAGCTGGGGAGCGACCGTTGTCGATCTCAGGAAACAGGTCGGCTGACAAAATAATAATTTCCTGACAACTCCAGAAATAACTATCGGGCGACTTCCGCGTATAATATGTAACCTGTTGATTATTAACTAAATAGGTCGCAGGGTTGAAAAATGACGATTTTTTCCCTATATTAATTATTCCTGCGATAATTATTAGAGTAAACAGCCGTGTAATCAGCGGATAGCGGATGGAATATACTTTAGAAACATTAAAAGCGGAAAGCGAAAGCTTTATCAGGCTGGCCGGCTCATCTCCAAACCTCGAGGTAGTGAGAGAGCGGCTTTTTCGGCGTGTCACCAGATACCAATTCGATGTTTTCGATGAGGACAACCCGCCTTCGGTCAAAAGCATCGTTCGGGTGCGCGACTGCACCCGTGCCATGCGTTCGATTTTGCGGGCGCAGTCCGACCGGATGGCCGGTTTCAGTGTTACCAGGGCTTTGCATGATATTGCGCGAGGCAGGGATCGCCGCGATCTGCAGCCCGGTTTTTTCGCGGAAATGATACATATTTTTCTCGGTATGGAGGGCCGCGGGCCGGGAACAGCGCCATCGGATGTTACCGACGGCGATTTAGGCGGCACGCGGGAGAAAGCCATAATAAGATCGAAGGAACTTGATCGGATATGGGAAAAAGTCGAAGAGTGGATGGCAAGGTATGAGCACGGATTGACTTCGGGGGCGATTCAACGCCGAAAAAAAAGAAAAGAAAAAATCTGCTCGACTCTGGGCGCTTCCGAATCCGAATGGTACGACTGGCGCTGGCAGGTAAGGAAAATCGTCAAAGATACCAAAACGCTGAAAAAACTGGTTAAGTTGGCGCCTTCAGAGCAAGAGAATATACAGGCGGCTCTGGACGCCAAGCTTCCATTCGGCGTTACCCCCTACTATCTCACCCTGATGGATAATGATAATGAAAACCGGGATCGGGCCATTCGAGCCCAGGTCTTTCCTCCGGCCGGTTATGTAGCGGAAATGGCGGCCAATCGCGGCCACCGGGAAAAGGCCTTCGATTTCATGCTGGAGCGTGAGACATCACCAATTGACCTGATTACCCGCCGGTATCCGGCGATTGCCATACTCAAACCATTTAATGCCTGCCCGCAGGTCTGTGTTTATTGTCAGAGAAACTGGGAAATCGAAAAAGTTATGGCGCCTCACGCCCTGGCTTCCTCGGAAAAAATCAAAGAAGCGCTGGAGTGGGTCGCGGAGCATCCCTCGATTCACGAGCTGCTGATAACCGGCGGGGATCCGTTTGCGCTCAACAGCAGGATAATAAACGGCCTTCTTGAAAAAGTATCAAAAATTAAATCCATCGAACATATCAGAATCGGCACCCGAACGCTGGTGACTTTGCCGATGAGGGTAACCGATGACCTGGTACAAACACTCAAGAAATACATAAAACCGGGGAGAAGAGATGTCTCGATCGTCACTCATATCGAGCATCCTTATGAAGTTACGGCAGATACCGCGGAGGCGGTGTGGAAATTGAAGGCCGCCGGGATTCCGGTTTATAACCAACAGGTCTATACTTTTTATGTTTCACGGCGGTTCGAGAGCGTTTTGCTGCGCCGGATTTTGAGAAAAATCGGTATCGAACCTTATTATGTCTTCAATACCAAAGGCAAAAGAGAGACCCTGGATTATATCGTTCCGATCGCCCGTCTGCTTCAGGAGGTCAATGAGGAGGCCCGACTTCTGCCCGGTTTATGCCGGACGGATGAGCCGGTGTATAATGTTCCGGGGCTGGGCAAAAATTATCTGCGGGCAAGGCAGCATCGCGACCTGGTCTCGATTCTTCCCAACGGATCAAGGGTTTACGAGTTTCATCCCTGGGATAAGAGCCTTGTGGGACAGGAAAATTATATCGCCTATGATGTTCCGATAATCGACTATTTGAAACGCCTCGAGACGATCGGGGAAGATATCTCCCAATACGAGACGATCTGGTATTTCTATTAATTTTCCGCCGGGGAAGCCTTGCGGGGAGCCCAATCAGCCATTTTTAATATTATTGACATCGATTAAAATATATTTATATTAAATGGCAATTATATACTTGAAAAAGTTGATCACCAAAAGGGAATTTAATCTTGTCAGCTAACAAGAGACATTTAGGTAACTCACTAGTTCACAAGGTTTATGACTCAAAGGTTTCGGGAAGTGATGAAAATGAAGTCATTGTTACTGATAGCTATGCTTAAATACCTGCAAGACACGAGGGAATATTAACCTTACAAGAAATCATAAAACCATGAGCGAAGAACTGATTCAAAAACACATGACAGAACAAGGGTTAAAAGTTGGAAACTATGAATTTTACAATATTGGAAACTCTACTCTAAATCAATTAAAGAAATTCAACATCATTCCCCGAAAGAATTATAGTTCATATGGTTCCTATAGACCCGATGCACTACTGGTGGATAAAACGGACAAGAAGAATACGCTTGTAATAGCTGTCATGGAGTGGAAAAAGCATGATAAATTTTTGTCTGAAAAAGATAAACTCAAGAGTATTAAGCAGTGCAATAATATAGCTCAGGAACTAGGTGCAAAAATAGGAATTGCTACTGATGGTAATGAATTCATTTGGTATAACACTTCACCATCGCTTTTGTCCTTATCATACAGACTCAATAAAAAATCAAAGTCTTCTGGCTCTTTTAAAATTTCCAAATCACTCAAGAATTTAAAAATAAAAAGCTCCACGACATTATATAGACATTTTTCGGGTGTCTTGCCTGTAGCAATCCATATGTCCTGCCAGACTCCTTTTGCAAGTTGCAGTGGGTTAATTGGTTCAGGCGCTATTACTGTCGAATTATTTTTATCGAGGAGATTGTATAGATTGTTTAACAGATTAATTGTTTTCCTTGTATCATCGTTTAATTTATCAATATTCAACTCATCTGATTTTATGCTAATTATAAACTTTTCTTTTATAGGTCTACCATCCACATTTGTTATATATGTAAAACTTCTTTTTTTATTCGTTTTATTATCAACGTATTCATTCTCTTTTAAAGATTGCAGCGGGTTGAACCTATACTGCTCCCCATTAATTGACAAGGATTGTTAAGAGAGTATCTTGTGGCTGATTTCACAAAGGAGATCAGTCATGAAGCGACGGCAATGGGATTCGA contains:
- a CDS encoding KamA family radical SAM protein yields the protein MEYTLETLKAESESFIRLAGSSPNLEVVRERLFRRVTRYQFDVFDEDNPPSVKSIVRVRDCTRAMRSILRAQSDRMAGFSVTRALHDIARGRDRRDLQPGFFAEMIHIFLGMEGRGPGTAPSDVTDGDLGGTREKAIIRSKELDRIWEKVEEWMARYEHGLTSGAIQRRKKRKEKICSTLGASESEWYDWRWQVRKIVKDTKTLKKLVKLAPSEQENIQAALDAKLPFGVTPYYLTLMDNDNENRDRAIRAQVFPPAGYVAEMAANRGHREKAFDFMLERETSPIDLITRRYPAIAILKPFNACPQVCVYCQRNWEIEKVMAPHALASSEKIKEALEWVAEHPSIHELLITGGDPFALNSRIINGLLEKVSKIKSIEHIRIGTRTLVTLPMRVTDDLVQTLKKYIKPGRRDVSIVTHIEHPYEVTADTAEAVWKLKAAGIPVYNQQVYTFYVSRRFESVLLRRILRKIGIEPYYVFNTKGKRETLDYIVPIARLLQEVNEEARLLPGLCRTDEPVYNVPGLGKNYLRARQHRDLVSILPNGSRVYEFHPWDKSLVGQENYIAYDVPIIDYLKRLETIGEDISQYETIWYFY
- a CDS encoding DNA mismatch repair protein MutS, with the translated sequence MEQDNSEAHEMPLDGTLDLHTFDPKDVKELIPDFIEACLEKEIYHVRIIHGKGKGVLRQIVHSVLENHPAVASFRHESGSGGSWGATVVDLRKQVG
- the hflX gene encoding GTPase HflX; translated protein: MKETKEIIVEKACLVGLAWGAVRKEAVEASLIELAELTISAGGTVLDRVVQARNPDSKFYIGKGMVERLKEQFAGNGVNLVIFDDPLSPAQQRNLEEALEVKVIDRSILILDIFALHARTAPAKLQVELAQLEYIMPRLTRAWSHFSRQYGGVGIGSKGPGETQLEIDRRRVRERIARLKMDLEKLGRQRATQRKGRQDLFKVSLVGYTNAGKSTLFNRLTRSEVTTANALFTTLDSTTRMMSSGFPGKILFTDTVGFINKLPHQLFASFKSTLEEVGFADLLLHIVDYSDPGHEEKITQTNRVLADIGAEKIETLLIYNKIDRLSEILPGERQNRTAFYLSALEDIGLDSLKECLADHLQIFSQKHLKF